The segment GCTGGGGAGAGGTTTGAACCGCTGAAGCGTCATTTCTCGAACGAGGCGTTCGCAATCGCTGTCCGCAGGGGTTGGCTGCGCGTTGCGACCCGCTGGGCGTTCGACTCGTCGTTCTCGTACGGAGATTCGTCAGCCGCGCTGATAGACGCCGCGCTGACCACGCTGTTCGAGCACGAGGAGCTTGAGTTTTCGGTCGTTGCCCTCGGCAGCTTCGCTTCGGGGGAGATGGCGCTGCACTCAGACGTCGATCTGCTTTTCTTGAGAGCCGACGACACGGACGCAGCTCACATGGAGCGCTCAGCCCAGCGGTTGCTTTCGCTGCTGCAGGAACTGAGGCAGCAGGGCGCGCCGCTGGAGATTGACGTCCGTCTTCGTCCAGAGGGCAGATCAGGCAGGCTGGTCAGCTCGTTCAGCGGGCTTGAGGGTTACGCGGCTGACGCCATGGAGCCATGGGAGCGTTTCGCGCTGGGTAGATCCCGTCTGCTGTACGGAGAAACGGAGGCGCTGGACCACGTGCGTCGAGCTGCCTACGGCGACGGGCTGAGCAACGCCCGACTTGAGGCGCTGATGAAGATGAAGTCTCGCATCGAGAACGAGCGAATTCCGGTGAGGTACAGGAACAGGCACATCAAGCTTGGCGCAGGCGGCGTCGACGACCTCGTTTGGACGGCCCAGCTGAACTGGATGAGGTTCGAGTCGAAGGCCGCCGACCCGTCTCTCCTGTCAGTTGAGAGCCGCCTGAGGGCACTGGCATCGCTGGGTGTTTTCAACGCGGTCGAATTGGACGCGATGCTTGACGCATGGCGGTTTTTCACGCGTCTGCGAATGCGCCTTGCGCTTTTAGGTTTTAACGACGAAATTCTTCCGGAAAACCCTGATAAACTGCGGAAGCTTGCATCGGTCACGGATTTGCCTGATGGGAATGAGGTCTTGGCTCAGGATGCGCGTTGCCGACAGGCTGTTCGATCCGTGTTTGAAGACAGTGTGACGCGCCTGTTTCAATGATAAACATCGCACTCGTTTACTTGGGAGCTTATTTGATAGGCGCGCTTCCGTTTGGAGTGATCATCGCTCGGATGCGCGGCGTCGACCTCCTTACGTTCGGCAGCAAGAATCCAGGCGCATCAAACGTCGCTCGAGCCCTCGGCCCGTGGCTCGGCCTGCTCGTGTTCTTTCTTGACATCGCGAAAGGTGCAGTGCCGGCATACGTTGCGATGCAAATACTGGATGACCCTAGACACGGGCTGGGCGCAGGAGTCGCCGCCGTGCTTGGACACACACTTAGCCCCTTTCTTAGATTTCGTGGAGGTAAAGGTATCGCAACGAGCTTAGGAGTTCTGGTCGGTGTTGCTCCGTTCGTGGCGCTGTACGGATACGGTGCGTTCTTGGTTCTATTCGCCATTTCCAGAATTGTCAGTATTAGCAGCCTAATTGGAGCTTTAGTCGTTCTCATATCAGCCGTAATTCTACGCGAATCAACTGAATTCTTTGTTGTGTTCGTGCCGCTCGTTGTCTATGTATTCATCAGGCATAGGAGCAATATCAAACGACTCATGAAAGGTGAAGAACCAAAGCTTGATCTGAAACCATTCGGCAAGAAAGACAACGCAGAGCGGAAACGGGAGGACGATGATCTTAGCGGAAATCAATGACCTGATGCAGTCGGGCGGACTCACCTGCGTTGCTGCCGTCCCGATAGCGATATGGATATTCACTTTCATCTCGTGGTCAGTCATGGGCGACGTGGAGCCGCTGTTCGGCGTGCTAGGAATTGGATCTGCCTTTGCGCTTATGTACACTTTGCACACAGCTCCAACACCTCTTTTTGCGCTGCTTGGAACCGTTGCTCTTTTCGGATCGGTGATCGCAATCCCCATCATGAGACGTCATCTGAATAAGCGCAGGTTTGCGCAGATGGACGTCGAACAGATTGAGGCTGCTTACAGAATGCTCTCGGTAAAGCCGGACAACCCTTCAGCAAAGTACAGGATGGCGGAGGGACTGTACGCCCGCGGGTACCTGTGGCAGGCAGTCGCAATCGCGGAAGATGCGCTGGACGGTTTTCCGGAGCGAGGATTCGAGGCGGAGCGGCGCACGGTTGGCGGCTGGCGCCGGGCTGCTGAGGCCAGGAATGAGGCCAGCTCACTGCCGTGCCTCGAGTGCGGGCATGTGAATCAGCCAGGAGCCGTGTACTGCGGGAGATGTCGCTCGAGCTATCTTACGGAGTACGCTCGCGGAAAATGGCTGAGCAGGTCGTTGGGAAGGAAGTTGCTCGCGGCGTGGGTTTGCGGTTTGGTGGTCTTCGTCGGGATTCCTTACGTCGCGAACTGGCCGCAGATCGCACCTGGCGGACGGATTGCGATCATCATGGGAGAGGTTGCACTGTGCGCATTCGTCTTGGTTCGGGCGTTCCGAAAAGGGGCTGAAGCCAGATGAAACGCCTGGACAGGTACATGCTGAAGGAGATGATCGGGCCGATGCTGGTCGGCACGGTGATCATCGCGCTGCTGTTCATGGCGAACGAATTCATTTCAATCTTTAAGAACTTCGATGTGTCCAACTTGCCTAAGTTGGCAGTTATACAGATGGTGATGTTCAGAATGCCGCATTGGCTGAGCATGACGCTCCCCGCAGGAACGGCGATCGGGGTCGCGCTGGCGATCTCTCGCATGGCGAGAGAGTCGGAGGTTACCGCGATGCGAGCCGCAGGAATCTCGCTGCGGCGGTTGCTCTTGCCTGTGGTTTTGATGGGCTCGCTCGCCGCGGTTGCAAACTACCTCATCGTCGAAAAACTCATTCCACCAGCGGCGCTGAAATACCGCCAGGTGAGGAATCAGGCGTCTGTGCTCGGGCCGGGGCCGATATTTCGCTCCAACGTGATGCTGAGCCTAGATGGCAAGTCGGCGAGTTTCGGATCGGTGCAGCGCACCGCAGACGGCAGAATCCTGCTCAATGACATCTTGTTGATCGAGCGACCTCGTGCAGGGGAGTCTGTCGTGTTTTCAGCGGACGAGGGCAGCTATGACGATGGCGTCTGGTACTTCCAGAGTCCTCTGATCCGGTTTTTCAGCGGCGGCGAGCTTGTTTCGATCAAGACCGAAGACGTAGTAACGATCAACGAGCGGATCAGGATTGCCGACATGTTCATTGCGCCGATGCCGGAGGAAGAGACGGCGGCGGACCTCAAGGAGGCGATACAGGACCGCAAGCGCAGCCACGGGGACACGACCTTGCTGGAAGTCGCCTACCACGTCAAGTTCAGTCTGCCCTTTTCGTGTCTGGTGTTCGCCTTGAGCTCGGCGATCATGGCTCTAGCGCTCGTCCGCTCCGGCCCGTTCGTCGGTCTGATCGTCAGCATGGTCCTCGTAATGGCGTACTACAACATCCACATCGTGGCGACCGAGATCGTGGGACGCAACGGCTGGCTTCCGCCCGGGCCGTCCGCGTGGCTTCCCAACGTCATTTTTGCGGCAGTTGCGGCGGTTGTGCTGTGGAGGATCGAGTGACGCGGATTTGGCCGCTGGCTGCGGCCGTGGCTCTGATCCCGCTGGCTGGCGCTCAGACGCCGTCCCAACTACCGCCGCCCAAACCGGATGCGCGGCAGGAGTTCAAGTTGATCCACGCCGACACTGCCCGGTTCGAGGGTGACGAAATCGAGTTGACCGGCAACGTTCATGCGCAGTTCAAGGGGTACGACCTGTACGGAGATCGAGTTATTGGCGACAAGGTAACGCAGGTTTTTCGGCTCGAAGGAAGCGCGCGAATCATCGGCCACGACGCCGAGGTGTTCGGCAGCGTTGTGGTCATCAACTTCAAGGACGATACGTTCAGATTTGAAGACGGGCGCGCGACGCTGGGTCCGGACCGGCTACAGGGAGAGACCGTCGAGGACATCTTTCTCTCATCTGTAAGCGGGTCGGGCAGGGCAAGTCTGTTCGAGACCAGAGAGGGCGCGCTGACGACTTGCGACAAAGAGATTCCGCATTTTCTATTCACAGCCGAATCAACGAGAATTCGTCCGGGAAAGAACGCTGCTCTACGCAACGTTAAGCTGGTCATCCTAGGACACACGATCTTCTCCATTCCGTTCCTGGTCGTTCCGCTCGTCGAGAACGGCACGCGCTACCTCCCCGACGTCGGACAGAGCCCTGACGAAGGGTACTACGTGAAGACCAGATGGAGCACACTTCTCAATGGCGACGACTACTTCGATACGAGGCTTGATTACATGTCTCGCCTGGGCACGGGCGTCGGATTCGACTACAACTATGAAAACGCGACTCTGGACGGCAAATTCACGGCGTACACGCTGATCGGCCAGCGACCGAGTACGGTGCTGACCGGCAGCCACCGACAGGATGTATTCGGTGGAAGTCTGACGTTCAACTCGCGGTTCGAGCAGCAGAACTACCTCACCGCGCCCGGAACGAGCATTTGGAATACGCGCGCCCAGTTCATGCTGCCGTGGGGCACCGGTTCGTCCCGCCTAAGCTGGTTCCGCGTGAGCAGCGACCGCAAGACGTCGAAGTCCGTGTCAGAGAGCTTTCGGCTCTCCGACCAGCGCAGATTCGGCGGGCGCGGAAGCACCATAACCACGAGCTTTGACGCAAACTTGGCTCGCTCCGAGAGCAATCCGATAGTCGGCCAGGGCACGAAGTCTGAGCGGTTGGACCTCAGGTTCAACGTGCGCTCTAGCTTCCGATTGTTCGACGCCGATCTGATCTATCAGCGGAGCGTGCCGATCGGAGACTCGTCCAACTTCTTCAACGCGACCGACCGCACTCCAATGCTGACGCTGCGCTCGGATGCGCGGCGTCTAATCGGTCCCGACTTCGCCCGGGTGCTTGCGTTCACGACGGAGTTCTCCATCGGAGAGCTGCTCGACCCGGCTACATCGAGCACCGTTACGCGCATCAACTTCGATCTGAAAGCAACGAAAACCCTCGGCGGGCGAAGGAAGTCTCAGCTGCAGCTCAACGGGCGATTCAAGCAAGGGCTGTACAGCAACGACACCGCCCAATACGTTATCGACTACGGTGCGCGCTGGAGCTACCAAGTGGGAAGTTCTCAGCCGGGTCGGGAGTCGACGGTGAACCTGTCGTACCGGTACTTGCGCGCGTTTGGGTTCACGCCGCTGAGCATAGACAGATCGGGCCGATCCGATGCGCTCGGGCTCGACGTTACCGCCAGGCCCACCGCAAAACTGCAGCTCAGCGTTCGCACCGGCTACGACGTTCTGCGAGGGTTCCGCGGTAGAACGCCGTGGCAGTTCATCTCCGTTCAAACCGAGTGGAACGCAGGTGGTGCGCGCCGAACGGAACGCGGCCCTCTGCGCATCAACTTAACCTCCTCGTACGACACGATCAACCGGGTCTGGAGCAACGTCAGGCTGAATGCAGAGTTTACGGCGGGCAGAGCGCAGTTCGCGATGGGCGCGAGGTACGACGCACGGCGATCGCAGTGGGCATCTGCCAACTTGGTTTTTGAAGGGTTGCGGATCGGTAAGACTACGTTTGCGGTTGCGCTGAATTACAACGGGTTTACCAAGCGGTTCGACGCCCAGCACTATTCGATCATCTACGACCTGCACGCGGCCGAGTTGGTGCTGGACATCGTCGACAATCAAGTCGGATTCCGCGCCGGTCGCCAGATCGGCTTGTTCTTGCGACTAAAGGCGCTCCCGACCCGTTCTGGATTCGGATTCGGGACGCGCGGGCAGGCAGTCGGGTCACGCGGCGGCTTCGGATTCTAAGAGCTTGCGCTCGTGTAGTGCTTGAGCGCGAACATCCAGAACCAGCGCGCAAACAGGAGCGAAGCACCGGCCCAGCCGATCCCGAGCACGAGCATCAGAGGATCAAAGCCGATGATGAGCTGTCTTGCCGGGACCGTCGCGATGAAACCGATCGGGACGACGTAGAGCAGGAACCGCTGGATGCCCGGAGAGTACATGTCGAGCGGAAAGCGGGCGACGTCCAGCACTGATTCGGACAGCACCCACAAGTTGTCGACGCGCACAAACCAGATCGCCAGCGACATCAGCGATAAGCAGAGAGAGTAGAAAACTGCGACCGAGCACCCGACGAGAACGACGTACCCGAACCAATCGACTAAAACCGGTGCGGCACTCAGGCGAGGAACTGCGTAGATCATCGTCGCGATTCCGGCCACGAACGACCCCACTTGATCGAAATTGAACTTTCGCGTCGAAACCCAGAACTGCGAGTCGACGGGCTTCGTGAGAATAAAATCGAGCTGGCCGAGCCGAATCTGGCCAGGGATTTCAAGCAGAGATCGGAACAGCAGTCCGAATACCGCAGCCACCGTGAACCCGGTTCCGACTAGCAGCAGGGAATCAACTTTTTCCCAGCCAGCGACCGAGTCGGTGTTGCGATACAGAACCAGCACGACAAGAAGCCCGAACAGAATCCACGCCGCGTTCTGCAGAACTTTCGCGAAGAAGTTCGCCCGGTACTCCAACTCCCTGGCGAACGAGCTTCGGAAAAACTCGCAGTAGATTTTCCAGTACCGGATCACTGCGGATAGGATACCGACCGGGCGCGTATACTCATTCAGATGTTCGGCGTTCTTGTGACCGTGGCCTTCGCGCTCTGTGCGGCGATGGCTGCCCGTTTCGTCCTTGATCGCTGTACGAAGAGCCTAGATCCGGCCGAGCGCTTCGGCGTGTGCGGCCTGCTCGGTCTCGGCTCGGTCGGCTTGCTGACGCTGTTCGTCGGCCTGATCCCTGGCGGTCTCAATTGGGGCGTCTATTTCATCGTCGTGCTGGTGCTAGCGCTTGCGGTGTTCGGACTTGTGAACGGCCATCACCAAGAGCTGCGCCTCAAGCTCCCGACGGGATTGAGCTTGCTCTTTCCGCTCGCCGTGGGCGTCATCGGGCTGCTGTCCCTGGTCGCCGTTCTTGCGCCAAGCGTTGCGTCGGATTGGGACACGTTGGCCTACCACCTTGCCGTTCCGAAGATCTGGCTGCAGGGAGGACAGATCGAATACGTGCAGGGCATTCATCACAGCAATTTTCCGCTGTCGATCGACAACCTTTACATCTGGGGGCTGATGTGGGGCGGTCAGAGCGGCGCAAAGGCGTTTACGCTGGTGGTGTTCGTCTTTGGCGCGATCGCGCTGTTCGGTCTTGCGCGGCGTTGGTACGGTGGATCGGCGGAGTGGTGGTGCGCGCTCGGCTTTGCGGGGATTCCGGTGGTCGCGTGGGAGACCGGAACAGCGTATATCGACGTGGCTCACGGGCTGTTCGCCGCGTTCGGAATCCTGTACGCGTGTTCGAGCATCGTCAAGGAGGAGAATCGAAAGGAGTCGATAATTCTGGCTGGCTTGTGCCTCGGGTTTGCCTTGGGCACCAAGTACACGGGTTTTCAGGTGCTTGTGGCTGTCGCCGCAGTTGTCGGCATGGCGGGACTGTTCATGCGCAAGCCGTTCGTCGGCGTCAAGACAAAGATCGCAATTGCGGTGATCGCCTTGCTCGTCGCCGCACCGTGGTACGTCAAGACCGCCGTGTATACAGGCAACCCAGTTTTTCCGTTCTTCTACGGCGTCCTCGGGGGTGAGGACTGGGATGAGTGGCGCGAAGCGACCTACAAGAACGAGCAGCAGACTTTCGGAGTTGGCCGCGGCGAAAACGGAAGAAATCCCCTCGCCATCGGGCACGCGATCCTCGGGCTGGCGTACCAGCCTGGTCGGTACACAAACCCAGGGCAGGAGCAGGGAGGAGGTTCGCCGACGGGCGCCATCGGATTCGCAGTGTTGGTCGGCGCCGTGATGGCAGCGGTCTCTGGCCGGATGTCGCGACGCGAGAAGTTGACGCTTGCGACCATCGGGCTACTGCTGCTGATGTGGTTCTTCCTGAGCCAGCAGAGCCGGTACATGACGATCGTCGCGATACCGATGTGCGTCCTGGGCGCTGGGGCGATAGCGAAGTTCGGAGCAGGGCGCATCGTCGCTGCGGCGTTCATTCTGCAGGCCGCCTATACCGCCTGGATGATCAAGACGGTGCGGACGGATGCGGAACTGCAGGTCGTCTTCGGTCAGCAGACTGCACGCGAATACCAAGCCCAGCGGAATCTATTCTATGAGCCGAGCCAACGGCTGAACCAACTGCCGGAAGACTCGAAGATCGCGCTGTATCACGAGTTGTTCGGGTTCTTGCTGGACAGGGACTACTTCTGGGCGAACCCAGGTCACTCAAAGTTGATTCCGCACAAGACGCTCAGCACCGGCGACGAGTATGCGTCGAAGATGGCAGAGCTGGGGTTCACGCACGTCTATTACAACATCTTGGGAGATTCAGTCGGCCACGGTCAGAAGTTTGTGGATTCCATCGGTGACGGGGTTTTTTACTCGGAGGATGATCGCGCGCTCATGTTCGACGACCTAAACCTCAAATTCAACTGGCTCATCGCAGACGCTCACCGATCAGGTCGGCTACGGATCGTCGCCACGTTCCCGCGCTCAGTCCTGTTCGAGATCGTAGAGTAACCTGTCGCCAGATGGAATACAGGCAGCTGGGGAAGTACGGCGTCAAGGTCTCCGAGGTCGCGCTCGGCGGGTGGTTGCCACGGGGCAAATCGAAAGAAGACTCCACAACCGAGGCGCTCGTGTACCGCGCCTTCGACCTTGGAATCAACTTCTTCGATGTGGCGGACGTCTACAACAAAGGCGAAGCAGAGAAGTCTCTGGCCAAGGCCATAGCGGGTATGAAGCGCGAAGATCTCTTCATAGCGACCAAGTGCTACTTTCCGATGAGCGATCGCCCAAACGACCAGGGGCTGAGCAGAAAACACATTCACGAGTCGGTACACAATTCGCTAAAAAGGCTTGGGCTCGATTACGTCGATCTGTTTCAATTTCATCGATTCGACGACTCCGTGCCGATGGAGGAGATGGTGCGCGCCGTGGACGATTTGATCCGCCAAGGCAAAATGCTCTACTGGGGCGTCAGCGAGTGGCCGGCCTGGGCGATCGTCGACCTTTGCCACACAGCTCGCGCGTGCGGGTGTGCCCCGCCCGTCTCGAACCAACCGCGCTACAGCATGCTGACCAGGCAGATCGAAGCCGAGGTGCTGCCGGCGTGTGAGCGCATGGGCATGGGCCAGGTCGTGTTCTCACCGCTCGCTCAAGGCGTGTTGACAGGGAAGTACCTGCCCGACCAGGCTCCGCCCGCAAAGTCGCGCGGGGCCGACGACACGGCAAACATGTTCATGGACGCGCTCCTCACCAGCGAGGTGCTGACCAAAGTCCAGAGGCTCGCGGCGTTCACGAAAGAGCAGGGCATAGAAGTAGGACAGTTTGCGCTAGCCTGGTGCCTGCGGCAAAAAGGCGTCAGCAGCGTGATCGTAGGCGCTACGAAAGTGGAGCATATCGAGCAGAACGCTGCGGCCAGCGAACTGAAGGTCGATGACGACGCGTGGCAGAAAGCAGACGAGATTCTTGGATTCGAGGCCTGAGCAAGCAAGCCGCATCGCGGTAACCTCTCAGGCAAGCAAGGATTTCAATGCCCGAAAGCAAGGAATTGACCAGCAGCTTTAGACCGTTCCGCCAACGCGTGAGCGACCGCGACGTGGACTCTCGAGGGATCGGGGAGACCGAATTCGAGAAGACGCGCGGCATCAACAGCGTCGAGGTGAGGCGCGGCCTCGCCAGCGCGTACCTGAGTGGCCTGGCCGAGCCGGCCATGGAGTCGAGACTGGCCGCCTTGGACGCGATCGAGGCCGCAGGCATCAGCGTCGACTTTCTGAAACTGAGCCCGGGTGCGATGTCTTTCTTGATAGAAGAGAGCGATCAGGAAATACTGCAAACTGCTCTAAAGGAGGCGGGCATTTCGTTCGAGCTGGTCAGCGACCGGTGCGTCGTTCACGTGCACGCGGTCAACATGCAGGACGAAGAAGGGCTGATCGCGCGCGTGCTGAGCGAAGTGATCGCTAGCGGCGAGCAGGTCGATCACGTCGGCGACATGCACGACCGCCTTCTGCTCGTCACCGACGCCAAGACGGGCGAGCGGCTGGCGCAGCGGATCCGAGAGCGCCTTCCGAAAGAGGTCGTCGAATGAAGATCAAGGTGATGAAGTTCGGCGGCACGAGCGTGCAGTCTGCCGAGCGGCGGATGCAGGCCGCCCTGCGCGTGATTTCGGCCGTCGAACAAGGGTTCTCGCCGGTGGTCGTCGTCAGCGCGATCGGCAGAAACGGACAGCCGTACGCTACCGACACCCTTGTTCAAATGCTGCGCGAGATCGACTCAGCCGTCGAGCCGGACGGTCGCGAACTGGACTTGCTCATGGCGTGCGGGGAGATTCTCTCGGCGGTCGTTTTCGCTCACACGCTAAAGACGCAAGGGCACGACGCCATGGCCATGCGGGGCGGCCAAGCCGGGATCAGGACCGACGGCGTCTACGGCAACGCGCGCATCGTCGGCGTGAACCCGCTCGGCCTTTATGAGGCGCTCAAGCGAGGGATCACTCCCGTCGTCTGCGGTTTTCAAGGCGTGTGGGTGCAAGGCGGCTTGCCAGGCGCGGAGCTGACGACCCTCGGACGAGGGGGATCTGATACGACGGCGTCGGCTGTTGCCGCGGCGATCAAAGCCGTAGCCGTCGAAATATTCACCGACGTTGACGGAGTGAAGACCGCAGATCCTGACTTTGTCGCCGATGCTCCGACGTTGCCGGAGGTCACGTACGACGAGGTGGCTGAACTGGCCCACCTGGGCGCTCAAGTGTTGCACCCCCGGGCGGCGGAGATCGCCATGCGCTTCGACATTCCGCTCTGGGTTAAGAACACGATGAGCGAAGAGAAGGGCACCGAGGTTGTGCCCGGCGACCGTTTTTCTGGCAGTCGGGTTACCGGTATTGCGCACTCGGGCAAACTCGTCCACATTCAGTTCAATCTCGCAAAGGTGGAGCCTGAACATCGCGTCGAGCTGAAGACGCGGGTGTATGAGATGCTTGCAAAATACGAGGTGAACCTGCGGATGATCGACCTCAGCGCTGAGAGCATTGGCTTCGCCGTAGAGCGAGGCGAGTTCCCGATCGTTGTAGACCTGTTCGATAGCCTGGTCGTGCCTCTGGGCGGTCCGCAAGGCGCAATCTACTTGTTCCACCGCGGAGACCGCGAATCCAAAGCAACTCAGACGCAAGAGGCGCTGCTGCAACCGTTGGGCGAGACAAAGTTGGTGCCGTTCGAAGTCACCGAGGGTTGCACGATGGTGTCGCTCGTGGGGCACGACTACATGCGTCAGCCGGGCGTGTTCCGAGACGTGCTGCGGGTGCTGCACGACGCCAAGATTCCCGTGCTGCAGATCAGCGACTCCGAATTCTCGCTGAGCTGCCTGATTCCAGAGTCCGAGCTGCGAAAGGCCGTGCCGATGCTGCACGAGAAGTTTGTCGAGGTGAAGTGAGTAGCGTTTCGCGTTTTGAACTGCCCATCGACCGAGTCGCGATCATGGGGGTTCTGAACGTCACGCCGGACAGCTTTAGCGATGGCGGGCAGTTCCTCGGCGCTCAACAAGCGGTCGAGCACGGCCAGCGCATGGCGGATGAAGGCGCTGACCTGATCGACGTTGGTGGAGAGTCGACCCAGCCTGGCGCGGAGCCCGTACCCGAAGAGGAGGAGCTTCGACGCGTGCTACCCGTCGTTGAGCAGTTGGCGGCCGACGGCTTGGCTCTCTCGATCGACACCTCGAAACCGGCGGTCGCGCGCGAGTGCCTGCTGGCGGGCGCGAGCGTTGTGAACGACGTCACGGCGCTTCGGAGCAGTGAGATGGCGGCGGTGTGCGCCGACGCGGGATGCACCGTCTGCCTGATGCACATGCTGGGCGATCCACGCACGATGCAGAGCGCACCTCGATATAAGGATGTTGTGGACGACGTCGCGGATGCACTGACCGAGGCGATCGCCCGTGCCGAACAGGCAGGAGTAGATCCAGACCGCATCTGGATAGACCCAGGAATCGGTTTCGGCAAGACCTTGCGACACAACCTCGAACTGCTGAACCGCCTGGAAGAGATCGTAGCGATCGGCTACCCAGTGCTGATCGGGGTCAGCAGAAAATCGTTCATCGGCAGGCTGCTCGGATCGGCTGCCGATCCTGCGCCGGTCGGAGAGAGGCTCGAAGGCTCCCTCGCGGCGCAAGTCCTGGCCGTCGCCAACGGCGCGAGGATTCTCCGCGTTCACGATGTAGCGGAGTCGGTGAGAGCCAACGTAATTGCGGAGGCGGTACTCAGTCAGTCCCGAGCATCTTCGACGCCGCGTCTTCTGCAAGAATAGGACGAGTGACCTGTCCTCCCAAGTTGGAAGTTCTGGCGAGCAGGAACAGCTGCGCCGAAAGTACGACTGCCGCTATCGCCATGAACGACAGCGGAACGGTCGAGGACTTCCTGCTCAAAACGATCAACGTGACACCCACCGCGCCTACAGCCAACCCGGTCAGCCAGGCTACGCCAGCGCTGTCCCTGTGCCTCTGGATTCTGCTTTGATAGAAGTCGTTGCCCTCGTAGAACTTAGCGGCACCGGGTCCAGTGAAGAACGCCGTGGCGCCGAAGACAGCCAGCAGAACCATGAGGCCGAGCCCTAGCCGCTGAATATCTGCGCTTTTCCTCAACACGCCAAAAATTAGAACCAGCAGCGTGATCATCGCTAGCGTGACCGGCAGGTGGTTCAAGACGATGTGTAAATGCGTTCCGCTCATTGTGCTCCTTCTAGCTCAGTACTGTGATACCACAATAAGTTCACACTTCTTGTGATTTCCACGCGCCTTTCTTCCATAGAATAACTGCTACAACGCCTTGGATCAACTGTGTTACAGCCATGCTGAGCCACGCCCCGTTCGCCCCCATGTTGGCGCCGTGGATCGTGATGAATCCGAAGATCGTGATGCTCGGCAGGGCGAGCACCGCTGCTAGGGGCACGCGAACGCCCCACAGCGCGAAGACTGACAGCCACATCGGCCTTCGGGTGTCTCCCGCGCCTTGCATCGCTCGCATCATCACCATCCCGTATGCGAAGAACACCTCGGTCGAGGCGACGAATCGAATGAAGTTCGCGGTGACGTCGGCCACGTCCTGCTGCGCTCCAATGATGAAGTGCGCGAGCGGACTCGCGAA is part of the Armatimonadota bacterium genome and harbors:
- a CDS encoding ABC-2 family transporter protein, which codes for MIRYWKIYCEFFRSSFARELEYRANFFAKVLQNAAWILFGLLVVLVLYRNTDSVAGWEKVDSLLLVGTGFTVAAVFGLLFRSLLEIPGQIRLGQLDFILTKPVDSQFWVSTRKFNFDQVGSFVAGIATMIYAVPRLSAAPVLVDWFGYVVLVGCSVAVFYSLCLSLMSLAIWFVRVDNLWVLSESVLDVARFPLDMYSPGIQRFLLYVVPIGFIATVPARQLIIGFDPLMLVLGIGWAGASLLFARWFWMFALKHYTSASS
- the plsY gene encoding glycerol-3-phosphate 1-O-acyltransferase PlsY; protein product: MINIALVYLGAYLIGALPFGVIIARMRGVDLLTFGSKNPGASNVARALGPWLGLLVFFLDIAKGAVPAYVAMQILDDPRHGLGAGVAAVLGHTLSPFLRFRGGKGIATSLGVLVGVAPFVALYGYGAFLVLFAISRIVSISSLIGALVVLISAVILRESTEFFVVFVPLVVYVFIRHRSNIKRLMKGEEPKLDLKPFGKKDNAERKREDDDLSGNQ
- a CDS encoding zinc ribbon domain-containing protein → MILAEINDLMQSGGLTCVAAVPIAIWIFTFISWSVMGDVEPLFGVLGIGSAFALMYTLHTAPTPLFALLGTVALFGSVIAIPIMRRHLNKRRFAQMDVEQIEAAYRMLSVKPDNPSAKYRMAEGLYARGYLWQAVAIAEDALDGFPERGFEAERRTVGGWRRAAEARNEASSLPCLECGHVNQPGAVYCGRCRSSYLTEYARGKWLSRSLGRKLLAAWVCGLVVFVGIPYVANWPQIAPGGRIAIIMGEVALCAFVLVRAFRKGAEAR
- a CDS encoding LPS-assembly protein LptD, translated to MTRIWPLAAAVALIPLAGAQTPSQLPPPKPDARQEFKLIHADTARFEGDEIELTGNVHAQFKGYDLYGDRVIGDKVTQVFRLEGSARIIGHDAEVFGSVVVINFKDDTFRFEDGRATLGPDRLQGETVEDIFLSSVSGSGRASLFETREGALTTCDKEIPHFLFTAESTRIRPGKNAALRNVKLVILGHTIFSIPFLVVPLVENGTRYLPDVGQSPDEGYYVKTRWSTLLNGDDYFDTRLDYMSRLGTGVGFDYNYENATLDGKFTAYTLIGQRPSTVLTGSHRQDVFGGSLTFNSRFEQQNYLTAPGTSIWNTRAQFMLPWGTGSSRLSWFRVSSDRKTSKSVSESFRLSDQRRFGGRGSTITTSFDANLARSESNPIVGQGTKSERLDLRFNVRSSFRLFDADLIYQRSVPIGDSSNFFNATDRTPMLTLRSDARRLIGPDFARVLAFTTEFSIGELLDPATSSTVTRINFDLKATKTLGGRRKSQLQLNGRFKQGLYSNDTAQYVIDYGARWSYQVGSSQPGRESTVNLSYRYLRAFGFTPLSIDRSGRSDALGLDVTARPTAKLQLSVRTGYDVLRGFRGRTPWQFISVQTEWNAGGARRTERGPLRINLTSSYDTINRVWSNVRLNAEFTAGRAQFAMGARYDARRSQWASANLVFEGLRIGKTTFAVALNYNGFTKRFDAQHYSIIYDLHAAELVLDIVDNQVGFRAGRQIGLFLRLKALPTRSGFGFGTRGQAVGSRGGFGF
- a CDS encoding aspartate kinase → MKIKVMKFGGTSVQSAERRMQAALRVISAVEQGFSPVVVVSAIGRNGQPYATDTLVQMLREIDSAVEPDGRELDLLMACGEILSAVVFAHTLKTQGHDAMAMRGGQAGIRTDGVYGNARIVGVNPLGLYEALKRGITPVVCGFQGVWVQGGLPGAELTTLGRGGSDTTASAVAAAIKAVAVEIFTDVDGVKTADPDFVADAPTLPEVTYDEVAELAHLGAQVLHPRAAEIAMRFDIPLWVKNTMSEEKGTEVVPGDRFSGSRVTGIAHSGKLVHIQFNLAKVEPEHRVELKTRVYEMLAKYEVNLRMIDLSAESIGFAVERGEFPIVVDLFDSLVVPLGGPQGAIYLFHRGDRESKATQTQEALLQPLGETKLVPFEVTEGCTMVSLVGHDYMRQPGVFRDVLRVLHDAKIPVLQISDSEFSLSCLIPESELRKAVPMLHEKFVEVK
- a CDS encoding LptF/LptG family permease, with amino-acid sequence MKRLDRYMLKEMIGPMLVGTVIIALLFMANEFISIFKNFDVSNLPKLAVIQMVMFRMPHWLSMTLPAGTAIGVALAISRMARESEVTAMRAAGISLRRLLLPVVLMGSLAAVANYLIVEKLIPPAALKYRQVRNQASVLGPGPIFRSNVMLSLDGKSASFGSVQRTADGRILLNDILLIERPRAGESVVFSADEGSYDDGVWYFQSPLIRFFSGGELVSIKTEDVVTINERIRIADMFIAPMPEEETAADLKEAIQDRKRSHGDTTLLEVAYHVKFSLPFSCLVFALSSAIMALALVRSGPFVGLIVSMVLVMAYYNIHIVATEIVGRNGWLPPGPSAWLPNVIFAAVAAVVLWRIE
- a CDS encoding aldo/keto reductase family protein: MEYRQLGKYGVKVSEVALGGWLPRGKSKEDSTTEALVYRAFDLGINFFDVADVYNKGEAEKSLAKAIAGMKREDLFIATKCYFPMSDRPNDQGLSRKHIHESVHNSLKRLGLDYVDLFQFHRFDDSVPMEEMVRAVDDLIRQGKMLYWGVSEWPAWAIVDLCHTARACGCAPPVSNQPRYSMLTRQIEAEVLPACERMGMGQVVFSPLAQGVLTGKYLPDQAPPAKSRGADDTANMFMDALLTSEVLTKVQRLAAFTKEQGIEVGQFALAWCLRQKGVSSVIVGATKVEHIEQNAAASELKVDDDAWQKADEILGFEA